In Persicimonas caeni, a single window of DNA contains:
- a CDS encoding choice-of-anchor D domain-containing protein, protein MARWERKGLTLALALAVMTAGVTGCSDDEGNGDIDTGAAGNINVVGSPINFREVPLNGEALESILIRNDGTGTLRIKKISIDENNSSDGDQYDGEREFWRGDTGWDNESFEIAPGDSHSLNLKYAPENQITDSGDLVIESNDPDAPEFRVPITTSGLAPEIATERTVNFERVPPNTDDPNWEGAWKRTTVQNLGAAPLKIDDIYVNGSNNFRVTFPAPDAEVGDTGSDTDQWPQTLAPDDTFDVRVWFKPDDNLPETGELVFESNDPDNEQHIVTLNGNSGAACIQVSPGDEVNFGQASLGQTSQKTVTIENCSRSSQLEISSIDITDDGGGAYAIQDGSLPGNLPGDIATIEPQERANFVVTFEPATETNYNGEITINSNDPATGILKLPIVGEGSDNACPTAKARAWIQGTNRQQTTIETIPLNTIQFDGSQSTDQNGTVERYEWTILSRPQGSTQRLLPANNIEQPRLFLDLAGEYEIELKVYDDQGAASCGDPAIITIIAVPEDDVHVQLVWDTPSDPDQTDTFGTDLDLHYLHPNGRWDDPPWDIFWRNPQADWGTQGSGADDPSLDIDDTDGAGPENINHSGLENLTYKTGVYYYSDNTLGASYATLRVYVRGQLELEIENKYMPRTGSFWDAAIITWPSANVTNISRMYQGFPGSP, encoded by the coding sequence ATGGCTCGATGGGAGCGAAAGGGACTGACCCTTGCGTTGGCGCTCGCCGTTATGACCGCCGGCGTGACCGGTTGTAGTGACGACGAAGGCAACGGAGATATCGATACTGGCGCAGCCGGAAATATCAACGTGGTCGGTTCGCCGATCAACTTCCGCGAGGTTCCTCTGAATGGGGAAGCGCTCGAGAGCATTTTGATCCGTAACGACGGCACAGGCACGTTGCGCATCAAGAAGATCTCGATCGACGAGAATAACTCGAGTGACGGCGACCAGTACGACGGCGAGCGTGAGTTCTGGCGGGGCGATACCGGCTGGGACAACGAGTCGTTCGAGATCGCGCCGGGTGACTCGCACAGTCTGAACCTCAAGTACGCTCCCGAAAACCAGATCACCGACAGTGGTGACCTGGTCATCGAGAGCAACGATCCGGACGCTCCGGAGTTCCGAGTCCCCATCACGACCTCGGGTCTGGCCCCTGAAATTGCCACCGAGCGCACCGTCAACTTCGAGCGCGTTCCGCCGAATACGGACGATCCGAACTGGGAAGGTGCGTGGAAGCGTACCACCGTGCAAAACCTCGGTGCTGCTCCCCTCAAGATCGACGATATCTACGTCAACGGAAGCAACAACTTCCGCGTGACCTTCCCGGCGCCCGACGCCGAAGTCGGCGATACTGGCAGCGACACCGACCAGTGGCCGCAGACGCTGGCTCCCGACGATACGTTCGACGTGCGCGTGTGGTTCAAGCCGGACGACAACCTGCCCGAGACCGGCGAGTTGGTCTTCGAGAGCAACGATCCGGACAACGAGCAGCACATCGTCACGCTCAACGGCAACAGTGGCGCGGCCTGCATCCAGGTCAGCCCGGGTGACGAGGTCAACTTCGGCCAAGCTTCGCTGGGTCAGACCTCGCAGAAGACAGTGACCATCGAGAACTGCAGCCGCAGCTCGCAGCTCGAGATCAGCAGCATCGACATCACCGACGACGGTGGCGGCGCCTACGCCATCCAAGATGGCAGCCTGCCGGGCAACCTCCCCGGTGACATCGCGACCATCGAGCCGCAGGAGCGGGCCAACTTCGTGGTCACCTTCGAGCCGGCCACCGAGACGAACTACAACGGTGAGATCACCATCAACAGCAACGACCCGGCCACCGGCATCCTGAAGCTGCCGATCGTCGGCGAGGGCTCGGACAACGCCTGCCCGACGGCCAAAGCGCGCGCCTGGATTCAGGGCACGAACCGTCAGCAGACCACCATCGAGACGATTCCGCTGAACACCATTCAGTTCGACGGCTCGCAGTCGACCGACCAGAACGGCACGGTGGAGCGCTACGAGTGGACCATCCTGTCGCGTCCGCAGGGCTCGACGCAGCGTCTGCTCCCGGCCAACAACATCGAGCAGCCGCGTCTGTTCCTCGACCTGGCTGGCGAGTACGAAATCGAGCTGAAGGTCTACGACGACCAAGGCGCTGCCAGCTGCGGCGACCCGGCCATCATCACCATCATCGCCGTGCCCGAGGACGACGTGCACGTCCAGCTTGTGTGGGATACCCCGAGTGACCCGGACCAGACCGACACGTTCGGCACCGACCTCGACCTGCACTACCTGCACCCGAACGGCCGCTGGGACGATCCGCCCTGGGATATCTTCTGGCGCAACCCGCAGGCCGACTGGGGCACGCAGGGAAGCGGCGCGGACGACCCGAGCCTCGACATCGACGACACCGACGGTGCCGGCCCCGAGAACATCAACCACAGTGGGCTGGAAAACCTGACCTACAAGACCGGTGTCTACTACTACAGCGACAACACGCTGGGCGCGAGCTACGCCACGCTTCGAGTCTACGTGCGTGGCCAGCTCGAGCTGGAAATCGAGAACAAGTACATGCCGCGTACCGGCAGCTTCTGGGACGCAGCGATCATCACATGGCCTAGCGCTAACGTGACGAATATCAGCCGCATGTACCAAGGATTCCCGGGAAGCCCGTAA
- a CDS encoding CHAT domain-containing protein produces the protein MIEQKRAHRILAAAALLCMLASCAIPQKTADDDHDHDDDHAAASPDLELRDAIDHRGTAADCARYTDATGSEAWLGAWCGLRTHDWPLARRSAMVARTHFEAAGERRRHVEMSLVEAIAAREAGEGDARKAAERAHRWWREAKMPLHGDLSDRHAGDLPYLFAAALERGLLRDETLSRRMLLDIAWGEYRSFRRREALPYVLRARAQVALDAGSIGEAIDHLEEATRLDRRAERAGGLRQDLALFAQLADLLGLGINAGGVVDDATDAAGPSLSELDEKHITRLLQTPAGRRALADTIATLRSAPNLAIQPPPVLVRTLRAHTDFAGWGGDSWRLGYQGGQLLVERGHTEDARRYLDAAVRTIERTRTSLPTPTLRQHFFADKRKVYMALVDTHVGLDTANRVQADYRAGLRLANGLKARGLLDLLDGRIDATLAAEREMDVALDADSLEAGSLNGAADAALSRLTRWQKAAEKTSPSATPFGSLPSAVTSKLDRKTAVLEYLIMPRRSYVWVLTDDGIDMRRIAGREEIEPLVDAFLGTFAHSDDPEAQKRHRKLAERLYVELVGPVEDVIKDVDRLVIAPDEKLYELPFEALAKPTSKAKPRYVVLDRTVSYTPSAAVLARLIEREAPPASQRALVLGAPDLDRPAIDLLALAKDLPASGMFTLSHMFPALPGARAELDSVKKRLGAQSLDVDTLTGNKAAESWLRQTDLARYGLIHLATHGVSDARPLHINQAATLEFRQPALLLSRTDDAPDDGVLTLAELLARKTSAHLVVLSGCTTGRGWRTLGEGAYGLAGAILYTGSHNVIASTWSVTDDGTTRLMSGMYKAIAAGEDPAAALRKSQIEMVQRGTPPSNWAAFRLVGGV, from the coding sequence GTGATCGAACAGAAAAGAGCCCATCGCATCTTAGCCGCTGCAGCCTTGCTGTGCATGCTGGCGAGCTGTGCGATACCGCAGAAGACGGCCGACGACGATCACGATCACGACGACGATCACGCGGCCGCCTCGCCAGACTTGGAGCTTCGCGACGCGATCGACCACCGTGGCACGGCCGCCGATTGTGCACGCTACACCGATGCCACCGGCTCGGAGGCTTGGCTCGGCGCCTGGTGCGGCCTGCGCACCCACGATTGGCCGCTGGCTCGCCGGTCGGCGATGGTCGCCCGCACCCACTTCGAGGCCGCCGGCGAGCGCCGCCGCCACGTCGAGATGTCGCTCGTCGAGGCGATCGCGGCGCGAGAGGCGGGCGAGGGCGACGCACGGAAGGCCGCCGAGCGCGCGCATCGATGGTGGCGCGAGGCGAAGATGCCCCTGCACGGCGACCTCAGTGATCGCCACGCCGGTGACCTGCCGTATCTGTTTGCCGCTGCGCTCGAGCGCGGCTTGCTGCGCGACGAAACGCTATCGCGGCGCATGCTCCTCGACATCGCCTGGGGCGAGTACCGAAGTTTTCGACGGCGCGAGGCTCTGCCTTATGTCTTGCGCGCGAGGGCGCAGGTCGCCCTCGACGCCGGTTCGATCGGCGAGGCGATCGACCACCTCGAGGAGGCCACCCGTCTCGATCGCCGCGCCGAGCGCGCAGGGGGGCTTCGCCAGGACCTCGCGCTCTTCGCGCAACTCGCCGACTTGCTCGGTCTGGGAATCAACGCCGGTGGCGTGGTCGACGACGCCACGGACGCCGCCGGTCCGAGCCTGTCCGAACTCGACGAAAAACACATCACGCGCCTGCTCCAGACCCCCGCCGGCCGCCGCGCTCTCGCCGACACGATCGCCACCCTGCGAAGCGCGCCAAACCTGGCCATCCAGCCGCCGCCGGTGCTCGTGCGCACGCTTCGCGCCCACACCGATTTTGCCGGCTGGGGCGGCGATAGCTGGCGGCTGGGCTACCAGGGCGGCCAACTTCTGGTCGAGCGAGGCCACACCGAAGACGCCCGGCGCTACCTCGACGCGGCGGTGCGCACGATCGAAAGGACCCGCACGAGCCTACCCACTCCCACGCTTCGCCAGCACTTCTTCGCCGACAAGCGAAAGGTGTACATGGCCCTCGTCGACACCCACGTCGGCCTCGACACTGCCAATCGCGTCCAGGCCGACTACCGCGCCGGCCTGCGGCTCGCCAACGGCTTGAAGGCACGTGGGCTGCTCGATCTGCTAGACGGGCGCATCGACGCCACCCTCGCCGCCGAGCGCGAAATGGACGTCGCGCTCGATGCCGACTCGCTCGAGGCCGGCTCACTCAACGGCGCGGCCGACGCGGCGCTCTCCCGCCTCACACGCTGGCAGAAGGCCGCCGAGAAGACGAGCCCCAGCGCTACGCCCTTTGGCAGTCTGCCCTCCGCGGTGACGTCCAAGCTCGACCGGAAGACCGCGGTCCTCGAGTATCTGATCATGCCGCGGCGAAGCTATGTGTGGGTGCTGACCGACGACGGTATCGACATGCGTCGCATCGCCGGGCGCGAAGAGATCGAGCCGCTCGTCGACGCCTTCTTGGGCACCTTCGCCCACAGCGACGATCCCGAGGCCCAAAAGCGCCACCGCAAACTCGCCGAGCGCCTGTACGTGGAGCTTGTCGGCCCGGTTGAAGACGTCATCAAGGATGTCGATCGATTGGTCATCGCGCCCGACGAAAAGCTCTACGAGTTGCCCTTCGAGGCGCTCGCCAAGCCTACGTCGAAGGCGAAGCCGCGCTATGTGGTGCTCGATCGAACCGTCTCGTACACCCCTTCGGCCGCAGTGCTCGCCCGGTTGATCGAGCGCGAGGCCCCGCCGGCGTCCCAGCGCGCCCTCGTGCTCGGCGCGCCCGACCTCGACCGGCCCGCGATCGACCTGCTCGCGCTCGCCAAAGACCTGCCGGCGTCCGGGATGTTCACGCTCAGCCACATGTTCCCGGCGCTCCCGGGCGCACGAGCCGAGCTCGACTCCGTCAAGAAGCGCCTCGGGGCGCAATCACTCGACGTCGACACGCTCACCGGCAACAAGGCTGCCGAGAGCTGGCTGCGCCAGACCGACCTCGCTCGCTACGGCCTCATTCACTTGGCCACCCACGGGGTGAGCGATGCCCGCCCTCTGCATATCAACCAGGCAGCCACCCTCGAGTTCCGCCAGCCGGCGCTCTTGCTCAGCCGCACCGACGACGCTCCCGACGACGGCGTGCTCACCCTCGCCGAACTCCTCGCGCGCAAAACCTCCGCCCACCTGGTCGTGTTGTCGGGCTGCACGACCGGCCGCGGCTGGCGCACGCTCGGCGAAGGCGCCTACGGGCTGGCCGGCGCCATCCTCTATACGGGCAGCCACAACGTCATCGCGAGCACGTGGAGCGTGACCGACGACGGCACCACTCGCCTGATGTCCGGGATGTACAAAGCAATCGCCGCCGGGGAGGACCCCGCGGCAGCGCTCAGGAAGAGTCAAATCGAGATGGTCCAACGAGGAACGCCGCCCTCGAATTGGGCGGCGTTCCGGTTGGTCGGAGGCGTTTAG
- a CDS encoding four helix bundle protein, with amino-acid sequence MLSHEKFDVYDVALDFVAITSVILERLPRGTGNLKSQLNRASTSILLNIAEGAGKVRPKDKASFYTIARGSTFECGAIYDVLNARHLIKPTEHERGKSQLVRIASMLTKLINLE; translated from the coding sequence ATGCTCAGTCACGAAAAATTCGATGTTTATGATGTTGCACTCGATTTCGTCGCCATTACGTCGGTCATTCTCGAACGGCTGCCGCGCGGAACCGGCAATCTGAAGAGTCAGCTCAACCGCGCATCCACGTCGATCCTGCTCAATATTGCGGAGGGCGCCGGGAAGGTTCGACCGAAGGACAAGGCGAGCTTTTACACGATTGCTCGCGGTTCCACGTTCGAGTGCGGCGCAATCTACGATGTTCTGAATGCTCGCCACCTCATTAAGCCGACCGAGCATGAGCGCGGCAAATCCCAACTCGTGCGCATCGCGTCGATGCTCACAAAGTTGATTAACTTGGAGTAG
- a CDS encoding ArnT family glycosyltransferase, producing the protein MNDSSKTTEIQPAEAVERQGWYSWWSSKTGTMVAVGLLVVVAGTLLFGQLSSLGIWEPWEADEILAAREYAERGDEKAAEAPKDGEDGKSKLEHARVQPEQLRDGADAPEPNWATPTIDGRRVTRPLLKTWLISWSIGKSDDSSRFEVGKLERSARLPIAVSVFLLVLLVFFWIKSHFDTWSALLASVVLVSAPAVFFGAHTLSTGMLFVVVSSLAVMAYFQLAHACDPKERWLWGALLGVALSLSFLELRFWGLVTPLAVIVGYAVTQLPFEQVARARANPSGVAVMVERLDVGLAVASLLGAGGVLLWGLQRSADATNDVYFLPHVLQWIAILVPSFILLAGLFLARRTRAVRSLIGGPGALAVVMTAIVVALVTMAYGDANPLRRIDGEIAGKIPLLTFLLENHLTGSSLAKDHLHFAMWVRQLGFSLLPWVALVPLGVGYCARAARLEDDDGKPLTDLMSAQSSFKRLLLVWGFMTAVVVAASSGFDHYYYAGYLPLLVGVGLMLGDVAFWKRARLHSLVVYAMGFVAVATIMMLGKDLERFPDRFMEAYLVFQEDLELPDDFSFGKTLKAIKYGWAIMLATFFFGLASWAGLTLRTLRELPGRFRAWRARRKAKGDETAEDGGEFIETPQHIEKTQDEVSPLRKRAWQKEAYRAEEGLIPALARLVELPSTWGAIVAIAGVATAGIFLFSFAPKLSAHLSQQGIFQTYTEVAADDEPLYRHNVSVGDSSVYLGEVPQISRTEAFVDRFDDEERFFVVIPRDRLAAINYDIRKRFGRDLPVLDDSSSRLLLASNKLEDGEEQKNFISKAIVDNPKEFEPEIPLRFAKNGRIMPATYDDRLELIGWNIDRKPEDGTFPTYKWGEKAKLTFYFRVKKRISGQQKIFMHVDYPGSRIHGDHEPANGDFPTNYWLPGDIVKDEYELNIDSYSSPGIYTIWMGFYRGSRRMQVEPKQAHDGDNRVLVGKIEVEGML; encoded by the coding sequence GTGAACGACTCATCCAAAACGACCGAGATCCAGCCCGCCGAGGCGGTCGAGCGCCAGGGGTGGTACTCCTGGTGGTCTTCGAAGACCGGCACGATGGTGGCTGTGGGGCTTCTCGTGGTGGTCGCCGGCACGCTGTTGTTCGGCCAGTTGTCGAGCTTGGGTATCTGGGAGCCGTGGGAGGCCGACGAGATCTTGGCGGCGCGCGAGTACGCCGAGCGCGGCGACGAGAAAGCCGCCGAGGCCCCCAAAGACGGCGAGGACGGCAAAAGCAAGTTGGAGCACGCCCGGGTCCAGCCCGAGCAGCTGCGCGATGGCGCCGACGCGCCCGAACCCAACTGGGCCACGCCGACCATCGACGGCCGCCGCGTGACGCGTCCGTTGCTCAAGACCTGGCTCATCTCGTGGTCGATCGGCAAATCCGACGACTCCTCCCGCTTCGAGGTCGGCAAGCTCGAGCGCTCGGCGCGCCTGCCCATCGCGGTGAGCGTCTTTTTGCTCGTGCTTCTCGTCTTCTTCTGGATCAAGAGCCACTTCGACACCTGGTCGGCGCTGCTCGCTTCGGTCGTGCTGGTCAGCGCACCGGCCGTCTTTTTCGGCGCGCACACGCTGAGCACGGGCATGCTCTTCGTGGTCGTCAGCTCTCTGGCGGTCATGGCCTATTTCCAGCTCGCCCACGCCTGCGATCCCAAGGAGCGCTGGCTGTGGGGCGCGCTTCTGGGCGTGGCTCTGTCGCTCAGCTTTTTGGAGCTTCGCTTCTGGGGGTTGGTCACGCCGCTGGCGGTCATCGTCGGCTACGCGGTCACCCAACTCCCCTTCGAGCAGGTCGCTCGCGCTCGCGCGAACCCCTCGGGCGTCGCCGTGATGGTCGAACGCCTCGACGTCGGCCTTGCCGTCGCCTCGCTTCTAGGCGCCGGCGGCGTGCTCCTTTGGGGCCTGCAACGAAGCGCCGACGCCACCAACGACGTCTACTTTCTGCCGCATGTTCTGCAGTGGATCGCCATCTTGGTGCCGTCGTTCATCCTGCTCGCCGGCTTGTTCCTGGCCAGAAGGACTCGCGCGGTCCGCTCGCTCATCGGCGGGCCGGGCGCGCTCGCCGTGGTGATGACGGCCATCGTCGTGGCGCTCGTCACGATGGCCTACGGCGACGCCAACCCGCTTCGACGCATCGACGGCGAGATCGCCGGTAAGATCCCGCTTCTGACCTTCTTGCTCGAAAATCACCTCACCGGCTCGAGCCTGGCAAAAGACCACCTGCACTTTGCCATGTGGGTGCGCCAGCTCGGCTTCTCGTTGCTCCCCTGGGTCGCCCTCGTGCCGCTGGGCGTGGGTTACTGCGCGCGCGCCGCTCGCCTCGAAGACGACGACGGAAAACCGCTGACCGACCTGATGTCGGCGCAGTCCTCCTTCAAGCGCTTGCTGTTGGTGTGGGGCTTTATGACCGCGGTCGTGGTCGCCGCCTCGTCGGGCTTCGACCACTACTACTACGCGGGCTATTTGCCCCTGTTGGTGGGCGTGGGCCTGATGCTGGGCGACGTCGCGTTCTGGAAGCGCGCACGCCTGCACTCGCTGGTCGTCTACGCCATGGGCTTTGTGGCCGTGGCCACGATCATGATGCTCGGCAAAGACCTCGAGCGCTTCCCCGATCGTTTCATGGAAGCCTACCTGGTCTTTCAGGAAGACCTCGAGCTTCCCGACGACTTTAGCTTTGGCAAGACGCTCAAGGCCATCAAATATGGCTGGGCGATCATGCTGGCGACCTTCTTCTTCGGGCTCGCCTCCTGGGCGGGGCTCACCCTTCGAACCCTGCGCGAGCTTCCCGGGCGCTTCCGCGCCTGGCGGGCGCGCCGCAAAGCCAAGGGCGACGAGACCGCCGAAGACGGCGGCGAGTTCATCGAAACGCCCCAGCATATCGAAAAGACCCAGGACGAGGTCTCTCCGCTGCGCAAGCGCGCCTGGCAAAAGGAAGCCTACCGCGCCGAAGAGGGCCTCATCCCCGCACTGGCTCGCCTGGTCGAACTCCCCAGCACCTGGGGGGCCATCGTGGCGATCGCCGGGGTGGCCACCGCCGGGATCTTCTTGTTCTCCTTTGCTCCCAAGCTGTCGGCGCACCTGTCGCAGCAGGGCATCTTCCAGACCTATACCGAGGTCGCCGCCGACGACGAGCCGCTGTACCGCCACAACGTGTCGGTGGGCGACAGCTCGGTCTACCTGGGCGAAGTGCCCCAGATCTCGCGCACCGAGGCGTTCGTCGACCGGTTCGACGACGAGGAGCGCTTCTTCGTCGTCATCCCCCGCGACCGCCTCGCCGCCATCAACTACGATATCCGCAAGCGCTTCGGGCGCGACCTGCCCGTGCTCGACGACAGCTCCAGCCGGCTCTTGCTGGCCAGCAACAAGCTCGAAGACGGCGAAGAGCAGAAAAACTTCATCTCGAAGGCCATCGTCGACAACCCCAAAGAATTCGAGCCCGAGATTCCGCTGCGCTTTGCCAAAAACGGCCGGATCATGCCGGCGACCTACGATGACCGACTCGAACTCATCGGTTGGAACATCGACCGGAAGCCCGAAGACGGCACCTTCCCGACCTACAAGTGGGGCGAGAAGGCCAAGCTGACTTTCTACTTCCGGGTCAAAAAGCGCATCAGCGGACAGCAAAAGATCTTTATGCACGTCGACTACCCGGGAAGCCGCATCCACGGCGATCACGAGCCCGCCAACGGCGATTTCCCGACCAACTACTGGCTACCCGGCGACATCGTCAAAGACGAGTACGAACTCAACATCGACTCGTACTCCTCGCCGGGCATCTACACCATCTGGATGGGCTTCTACCGCGGCAGCCGCCGCATGCAGGTCGAGCCCAAGCAGGCCCACGACGGCGATAACCGCGTGCTGGTCGGTAAGATCGAGGTCGAAGGCATGCTGTAA
- a CDS encoding roadblock/LC7 domain-containing protein: MFRQKLTRVVKNVDGSLGCMLIGFDGIPIDSVFSGEELVQMNAVAVELSNLLDKFRRLQIYEVGEVNEVSITLGEVTALARVVASEYLLILALDTDADVNRGQTMLRLIAPYVEREMV, encoded by the coding sequence ATGTTCAGACAGAAGTTGACGAGGGTCGTCAAAAACGTCGATGGATCCCTCGGCTGCATGTTGATCGGGTTCGACGGCATTCCTATCGACAGCGTCTTTAGCGGCGAGGAACTCGTCCAGATGAACGCAGTCGCCGTCGAATTGAGCAACCTGCTGGACAAATTTCGTCGTCTGCAGATTTACGAGGTCGGGGAAGTTAACGAGGTGAGCATTACGCTGGGGGAGGTGACCGCGCTCGCACGTGTGGTCGCCAGTGAGTACCTGCTGATCTTGGCGCTCGACACCGACGCCGACGTCAATCGCGGCCAGACCATGCTGCGACTGATCGCGCCGTACGTCGAACGCGAGATGGTCTGA